The genomic segment CCATATTCGGCAATGCTGTAGATCAGCTCACCATGGCTGTCGTTCTCCGGCACCGGGTCGCTGCCGCGCGCGTCGACGCAGCACGGCACCTTGCCGTTCTCGAACTGGTACGGCGCATACCAGTTGATGTAGTCGCGCACGGCGTCGCTGCGGCCCATGCGCAGCAGGCCTTCGGAAATCATCGCGCCATCGCGGATCCAGCTGCGCGCGTAGGAACGCGTACCCGGCTGCAGGCGCGGCCCAACGCGCGAGATCAGCATGTGCGCCACCGCGGTACGCAGGGTGTCGACCAGCGCCTGGCCGGCTGCCGGCACCTGCAGCGAGACCACGCCCAGCTTCTGTCGCCACTGCTCGGCCACCTGTGCCTGGGCCTTGGCCACATCCAGCGCTCTGGGCGCCCAGCCACCGGTCTGCGGCAACACCACCGCCACTTCGCGGCTCTGGCCGGGCTCCAGCTTGATCGTATACATCAGCGCGCCCGACGCCATGCCGGTGCTGTCCTTCACCGCCGTGGTGGCCGGGTACTTGCCGCTGGCCAGATGCATCGCATCGAGCTTGCCGTCGAACGTGCTGGCGAAGCGCGCGTCCGGCACCTGCAGCGGGTAGATGCGCGGCTCGCCGTTGACGCGCACCAGCTGTTCGCCGACATCCAGCTCATCGATGCGGCTGAAGCCGCCGACGGTGTTGAGGAACTGGGTCGGCGGGTTGACCTGCCAAGGGCGGATCGCCAGTGCCAGGGTGTACTCGTGCGCGACCTTGTCCGGATTGCTCAGCCGGTAGCGGCCGATCAGCTGCGCGCGCTCCGGCGTGCCCTGCACGAAGCTGGTCACGGCCAGGCCGACCTTCTCGTGTACCCAGTCGACGTTGGCGATCGGCAGATAGTGGTCCTGCAGCGACTGGGTGATGGCCACTTTCGACCAGTCCAGCAGCTTGCCATCGAGCCGGATGAACGGTTCGATGCTGAAGCTGCCCTTGGCCGGCTCCAGTGCGCCGTCTTCGCTGATCAGCGCCTGCTCCTGGCCGCCATCGAGGCCCAGCAGGGTCCAGTACGGCTGTTCACCGACATAGGCGCGCGGCAACGCACCGCGCGGCAGGTCGGCAGCCACCGACGACAGGAACGCATTCGGAGTGGCAGCGAAGGCCAGCGGCTTGAGCGCGATATCGCGGATGCCGTAGCGCCAGTTCGGGCCGTCCTGCAGGTCGAAGCGCACGTAGCGTGCGTCAGTATCCGGCAACGCCAGCCAGTCGCGGCCACCGGCACCACTGGTCACTTCGCGTACGGTGCGCCAGTCGCGGCCGTCCTCCGAGGTGCGCACGGTATAGCGGCGCGCTTCCAGGTCCGGCAGCCAGTCGATCACCGCACCGCCGATCTCGCGGCTCTTGTGCAGGTCCAGGCTGATGGTCTGCTGCTTGACGCCCCCGCTGATCCAGAACGTATCGCTCTTGCCGTCGATCATGCGGTCCTGCAGCGCGGTGGCGGTATCGGCGATCACCGATGGCACCAGCGCTGAATCATCCTGCGGCGGCAGGCCCTGCAGGGTCAGCCTGTCGAAACACACCGTGCCCCGGCCGCCGACCTTGCTGTAGATCGTGAACTCGACCGCGGCACTGCGCGCCATCTCCTTCTCGGGCGACGGCCCCCACGCCTTGTCGATCTGCCGGCGGCGGTACTCGACCGGCGTCCACGCCTTGGGGAAGCTGTAGCCGGGGCGGTTGACCCACCACACGTTGTCACCGCTGGCGTCGATCAGCTTGAACTGCAGGTCATTGCCCGGCGAATCACCGCGCAGCTGGAAGCCGAAGCGATAGTTGACTGGGTACTCGATGTTGAGCGCGCGACGGATGCCGACGTAGCCGGAGACCTTGTGGAAATCGTAGTCGAGGCACAGCGCGCGGCCACCACCGGCACCACTGACCGGGCGCAACGAACCACTGACCTGGTCGGACAGGACCAGTTTCCAGGCGCCGATATCGTCGAAATCGTCCAGCACTTTCGGTGCCGGCAGCGCCGGCGGCGCGGCGATCGCCAGGGAGGTCCACAACAGGCCCAGTCCAACGGCGATCGCTCGCTTCATCCTTTGACGCTCCCCAGCAACAGACCTTGGATGTAGTACCGCTGCAGCACCAGGAACAGCGCCAGCACCGGGACCACGGTGACCACCGCGCCGGCCATCATCATTTCCACGTCCATGATGTGTTCGCGCGAGAGGGTGGCCAGTGCCACCGGCAAAGTGTAGTGCTCCTGGTCGGTCAACACGATCAACGGCCACATGAAATCGTTCCACGCACCCATGAAAGTGAAGATCGCCAGGGTCACCAGCACCGGCTTGAGCATCGGCAGAACGATCTGGAAGAAGATGCGCAGCTCCCCTGCCCCGTCGATGCGCGCCGCTTCCAGCAGCTCGTCCGGGATCGAACGCGCGTACTGCCGCACCAGGAAAATGCCGAACACGCTGACCAGCGCCGGCACGATCACGCCGCCGAAACTGTTGACCAGGCCCAGCTGCTTCATCAGCAGGAACAGCGGCAGCATCGCCACCTGCGCCGGGATCACCAGCGCGGCCATCAGCACCTGGAACAGGCGCTCGCGGCCGACGAAGTTCAGCTTGGCGAAGGCATAGCCGGCCATGGTGTTGAGCAGCAGCGAACCGATGGTGATGCCCAGCGACACCAGCAGGCTGTTGGCGAAGTTGCCGCCCATGCCGGTGCGCGCGAACAGCTCATGGTAGTTGTGCGTGGTGATGCTCGAAGGCAGCAGCGGCGGCGGGAAATGGCTGGCCTCGCCCTGCGGCATGAACGACACCGACACCATCCACAGCAGCGGCGCCAGGCTGACCAGGGCCAGCACCAGCAACGCACCATTGATCATCCACGGGTACCAGCGCGACTGGCCGATCTCACGACTCATACCAACTGCCTCTTGCGGCCGAAACGCAGCATCACGGTGGTCACCGCCAGGATGATCAGGAACAGCAGGAACGCCACTGCGGAGGCGCGTCCCAGGTTCCACCACTTGAAGCCTTCCTCGAACATGAAATACAGCACGCTGACGGTGCTCTGCAGCGGGTCGCCACGGGTCATCACGTACGGCTCGGCGAACAGCTGGAAGTAGCCGGACACGGTAATCACCCCGACCACCAGCAGCACCGGGCCGAGCATCGGCAGGGTGATGTGCAGGAACTGCTTCCAGCGTGAGGCGCCGTCGATGCGCGCGGCCTCGTACAGGTCATGCGGGATCGCCTGCAGGCCGGCCAGGAAGATCACCATGTTGTAGCCGAAGTTCTTCCACACCGCGAACAG from the Stenotrophomonas maltophilia genome contains:
- a CDS encoding discoidin domain-containing protein — its product is MKRAIAVGLGLLWTSLAIAAPPALPAPKVLDDFDDIGAWKLVLSDQVSGSLRPVSGAGGGRALCLDYDFHKVSGYVGIRRALNIEYPVNYRFGFQLRGDSPGNDLQFKLIDASGDNVWWVNRPGYSFPKAWTPVEYRRRQIDKAWGPSPEKEMARSAAVEFTIYSKVGGRGTVCFDRLTLQGLPPQDDSALVPSVIADTATALQDRMIDGKSDTFWISGGVKQQTISLDLHKSREIGGAVIDWLPDLEARRYTVRTSEDGRDWRTVREVTSGAGGRDWLALPDTDARYVRFDLQDGPNWRYGIRDIALKPLAFAATPNAFLSSVAADLPRGALPRAYVGEQPYWTLLGLDGGQEQALISEDGALEPAKGSFSIEPFIRLDGKLLDWSKVAITQSLQDHYLPIANVDWVHEKVGLAVTSFVQGTPERAQLIGRYRLSNPDKVAHEYTLALAIRPWQVNPPTQFLNTVGGFSRIDELDVGEQLVRVNGEPRIYPLQVPDARFASTFDGKLDAMHLASGKYPATTAVKDSTGMASGALMYTIKLEPGQSREVAVVLPQTGGWAPRALDVAKAQAQVAEQWRQKLGVVSLQVPAAGQALVDTLRTAVAHMLISRVGPRLQPGTRSYARSWIRDGAMISEGLLRMGRSDAVRDYINWYAPYQFENGKVPCCVDARGSDPVPENDSHGELIYSIAEYGRYTGDSTFVELMWPHVQGAYTYMEQLRASERTEENRARNPAFYGMMPASISHEGYSAKPMHSYWDNFWALRGYKDAALLATQLGKLEAMQIAESRDQFRDDLQASLLSAMQQHNIDYLPGSAELGDFDATSTTIALAPGGEQGRLPQQALEATFERYWKEFVARRDGKREWKDYTPYEWRNVAAFVRLGWRDRAWQATGFFFNDRAPQAWNQWAEVVSRTPRKPFFVGDLPHAWVASDFVRSALDMFAYNRDMDDALVLAAGVPAAWLQGEGIAVQGLRTPQGQLNYRLQRSDKQLVLELQQGLVPPVGGVVLPWPYSGDPGDATVNGEAVEWINKELHVHQLPARVEIDVPSAVRRAERKGQ
- a CDS encoding carbohydrate ABC transporter permease: MSREIGQSRWYPWMINGALLVLALVSLAPLLWMVSVSFMPQGEASHFPPPLLPSSITTHNYHELFARTGMGGNFANSLLVSLGITIGSLLLNTMAGYAFAKLNFVGRERLFQVLMAALVIPAQVAMLPLFLLMKQLGLVNSFGGVIVPALVSVFGIFLVRQYARSIPDELLEAARIDGAGELRIFFQIVLPMLKPVLVTLAIFTFMGAWNDFMWPLIVLTDQEHYTLPVALATLSREHIMDVEMMMAGAVVTVVPVLALFLVLQRYYIQGLLLGSVKG